From a single Flavobacteriales bacterium genomic region:
- a CDS encoding type II toxin-antitoxin system RelE/ParE family toxin, with protein MKPDLQPKFQVVFMEEAAMFLEKLPPKTRKKIIYNIRKAQVTRDEVLFKKLTPDVWEFRTLFGKTHYRLFAFWDKTKKRETLVVATHGLIKKTGKTPEQDLIKTRNSMQVYFQSKVHPS; from the coding sequence ATGAAGCCCGACTTGCAACCCAAGTTTCAGGTGGTTTTTATGGAAGAAGCCGCCATGTTCCTTGAAAAACTTCCACCGAAAACCCGAAAGAAAATTATTTACAACATCCGCAAAGCCCAGGTGACCCGGGACGAGGTGCTCTTTAAAAAGCTCACGCCGGATGTCTGGGAATTCAGAACCCTCTTTGGCAAAACCCACTACCGGCTTTTTGCCTTTTGGGATAAAACCAAAAAAAGGGAAACGCTGGTCGTTGCCACGCACGGGTTGATAAAGAAAACCGGTAAAACACCTGAACAGGATCTGATAAAAACAAGAAACAGCATGCAGGTCTATTTTCAATCCAAAGTCCATCCATCATGA
- a CDS encoding DUF1059 domain-containing protein, with the protein MKTMTCKQLGGACDLAFQAETFEEIAALSKQHGMEMFQKGDAAHMLAMKEMQSLMHSPEAMNKWMAEKKAAFDALPEE; encoded by the coding sequence ATGAAAACCATGACCTGCAAACAGCTCGGCGGTGCCTGCGACCTCGCCTTCCAGGCCGAGACCTTCGAAGAGATCGCGGCACTCAGCAAGCAACACGGAATGGAAATGTTCCAAAAGGGGGACGCAGCCCACATGCTTGCCATGAAAGAAATGCAATCCCTCATGCATTCGCCGGAAGCCATGAACAAATGGATGGCAGAGAAGAAGGCGGCGTTTGATGCGTTACCGGAAGAGTAA